The nucleotide window CTCCCGTTCGACGACCGTCCCGTCGGACTCCCGGACCTCGATCGACAGCGGGGCCGCGCCCGGGTCGTCGCCGTCGGCGTCCGCGGCGTCCGCGCCGTGGACCTCCGCGCCGCGGTCGTCGACCCCGCCACCGGTCTCCCCGGCGACCGGCGTCGAGCCGGCGACCTCGCGGCGGAGCAGCCGCGCCTCCAGCCGGCGGTTCGTGAGGTACCGGAACTCGTGTTTCGAGAGCCGCCGCTTCAGCGCCTTCAGCGGGTCGGCGTCGCCGCGCTCGGCGTGTCGGTCGAGCTCCGCGTCGAGGTCGGGATTCGAGATGACGATCAGCTGGGTGTCGAGATCCATCCCGATCCCCTTGTCCAGCTTCACCCGGCGCTCGTCCGGGACGTTGAGCAGCCGCCGGAGGAGGTCCGCGTGTTGGCTCGCGTCCTCGACGACGGTGGCGACGCCGTTCCCCTGCGAGAGCACGCCGTCGTAGCTGAACGCCTGCGGGTTCTTTCGGCCGCGCGAGTCGAGTTCGCGCAGCATGCCGCCCATCCACGAGCCGACGAGCCGCTCTTTCGCCGTCCCGTCGTCCTCGGCGTGGAGGACGCCGATCCCGCGTCCCACGTCGACGACGTAGCTCGTCACGCGCAGGTGGTCGCGGTCGGTGATCGCCGAGAAGAGGTCGCGGCGCTCCCGTTCCCGGTAGACCGACTCCAAGTGGTCGTACGCCTCGCGGCTGAACGGATCGAGCGCCACGTCGGCGGCGATCGGGTACGCGTCGCCGTCGACGGCGTCGGCGATCGACTCCCGGACCGCCTCGGGGAACACAGACAGCGGATGCGTCTGGACCGGGCTGCGGTACCACTCGCCCGCGTCGCCGCCGTCGCCGTACGACAGCGACGCCGCGCCCGCGCCGCCCGCGCCGCCGCCGCTCCCCGCGCCCGCGACGTTCCACTCGACGGTGTACCGCCGCCCGGCGTCGGTCTTCGAGAAGGCGCGGAGCCCGTTGACCAGACACCGCTTGAACTCCGATTTGCCCGTCGCGGTGGGGCCGTCGATCCAGACTATCGTCTCGTCGTTCCCCCGCCCGGCGGCGGCCGCGCGGAGGTCGTCGACGAACGCGTTGAGCGCGCGGGTGTTGCCCAACACCGCGTGTTCGCCGTCGTTCGCCGGGTCGTCGAAGAAGCGGTAGCGGTCGAGCGTCTCGCCGCGCTCGCGGACCTCCCGCGTGCCGTACGCTTCGACGGCCGCGAGGAGATACCCCGCGCCGGAGGCGGCCGCGGTCGGGCGTTCCAACACGCGGTCGACGTACGATTCGAGGCTCATCGGCGGGTCGTACGCGCCGCGGAGGGTCTCGTCGGCCGCGGCGACGAACGCCTCCCCGTCGGATCGGGTGCGGTCGCTCATCTCAGTCCCCGCCGTCCTCGATCTCCGAGCGCGCGACCGCCGCGCCCGCGTACTCCAACACCTCCGCCGCGCCGTCCTCGGAGTAACCGCGGTCGACTAAGGCCGAAACCCACGCGCTCCGGTCCTCGTCGTCGAGGTCGGTCGCGGACACCAGCGCGGAGAAGTTGATGTTGTGTTTCTTGTCCTCCCAGAGCTTCCGTTCGAGGGCGCGGCGGAGCCGGTCGTTCTCCTGCGGGTCGAAGCCGCGCCCCTCGCGGGCGCGCCGGGAGACCCAGTTCGACACCTCCTGTCTGAAGTCGTCCTTGCGGTCGGAGGGGACGTCGAGCTGTTCCTCCACCGCGCGCAGGAACGTCTCGTCCGGCTCGCTCTCCCGCCCCGTCAGCTCGTCGTCGACGGTGTCGTCGTCGATGTACGCCATCACGTGGTCCATGTACTTCTCGCCCTGTCGACGCAGCTCGTCGACGTCGTACGCCAGCGCGTGGCGCACGTCCTCGATGGCGCGCTCGCGGTACTCCTCGCGGACCCGGTCGAGCAGGCGCTCGTACCGGTCGAGGTCGTCGGCCGCGATCGAGCCGTGGCCGCCGAGGTTCGCCTCGAAGTGATCGAAGACGGACAGCGGCGAGAGGTACCCCCGGTCGCGGTGGGTGGCGTCCATGATCGCCTCGGCGATCTCGTCGCCGACGAACCGCGCCGAGATCCCGTCCATCCCCTCGCCGATATCGGCGGACTCGGCGGCGTCCTCCCGCAGCTTCCGCCGGTCGATCTCCTCGTCTTCCAGCTCGCCGTTGTACGCCTTCGCCTTCTCTAAGAGCGTCACCGTCTCGTCGGTCGGCTCTTCGAGGCGGGTGAGAACGCCGAAGAGGCCGGCCATCTCTAGGGCGTGCGGCTCGACGTGGACGTTGGGCACGTCGGCGTTGGCGAGCATCTTCTCGTAGATCTTCGCCTCCGACTCGTACTCCAACACGTACGGGTAGTCGATCCGCTTCGTGCGGTCGTTGAACGCCTCCATCTTCTCGTCGCCGGTCTTCTCGCGGTACTCCGGCATGTTCGTCCGCCCGACGATCACCTGGTCGATGTCGATCCGGGGGTTGTTCTTCGGCTTGATCGTCGACTCCTGTGAGGCGTGGAGGAAGTCGTAGAGGAACTCCCGCTGGAGCTTGAGAAGCTCCTCGCCGGAGAACAGCCCGCGGTTAGCGTTACAGAACGCGCCGGCGTAATCGAACGCGCGCGGGTCGGACTCGCCGTAGACGGCGAGTTTCGCGTAGTTGACGTCGCCGGTCAGCTCCGTCTCGTCTTGGTTCTTCTTGTCCTTCGGTTCGAACGTCTCGATACACTCCCGGCGGTTCTCGTCGGCGACGAGCCGGACGACCTCGACGTGTTCGTCGAGCACGCGTTCGAGGTCGTCGTCGTACTGTGCGAGCAGTTCGTTCAGGTAGAACTCCGAGGCCGGGTCGGGGTGCTGGTCGTTCCGCAGCGTGTACGGCGCGTCGAGCCGCTCGTTGAGGTCGTCGACGACGGCCTGTCGCTGCGCCTTCGGGAGGAGCACGAGCGGATCTTGGCTCATCGGCGAGCGGACAATGTCGTCGTCCGGGTCCTGGTCGTCGATCACCGAACAGAGGTCGACCCAGCGGAAGGTGTACATCCGGCCGTCGTCCTCGCGGGTGTACGCCTCGAAGTAGCGGCGCACGAGGTAATCGAAGTGCGACTTCCCGGAGCCGACCGGCCCGAGCAGGAGCTTGATCCGCTTTTCGGGACCGAGTCCGCGCGCGCCGGACTTCACCTTGTTGACGAACTCGTGGATCGCCTCGTGGACCTCGCGGCCGTAGAAGACGTTCTCGCCGTCGTGGAGCGGGTCCTCGGCGGCGAGGGCGTACTCGACGACGCCGCGTTCCTCGTCGTAGTGGGTCCCGTAGTGGTCGAACATGTCCGCGACGCGCTGGT belongs to Halorubrum sp. DM2 and includes:
- a CDS encoding kinase anchor protein, coding for MSDRTRSDGEAFVAAADETLRGAYDPPMSLESYVDRVLERPTAAASGAGYLLAAVEAYGTREVRERGETLDRYRFFDDPANDGEHAVLGNTRALNAFVDDLRAAAAGRGNDETIVWIDGPTATGKSEFKRCLVNGLRAFSKTDAGRRYTVEWNVAGAGSGGGAGGAGAASLSYGDGGDAGEWYRSPVQTHPLSVFPEAVRESIADAVDGDAYPIAADVALDPFSREAYDHLESVYRERERRDLFSAITDRDHLRVTSYVVDVGRGIGVLHAEDDGTAKERLVGSWMGGMLRELDSRGRKNPQAFSYDGVLSQGNGVATVVEDASQHADLLRRLLNVPDERRVKLDKGIGMDLDTQLIVISNPDLDAELDRHAERGDADPLKALKRRLSKHEFRYLTNRRLEARLLRREVAGSTPVAGETGGGVDDRGAEVHGADAADADGDDPGAAPLSIEVRESDGTVVEREIAPHAIGAAALYAVVTRLDADDLPGDLDLIETATLYETGEVRRGDDAVTVADIDLAEGDGRNGIPVTYARDAIADLLATTADRSHPDLPVERVVTPTDVLAALADGLADAPVFSRAEAAEFEGRRAPVAAQIRERQREDVIDAVLAEETVPAETVAEYVEHVYAWDDADPTARGRDDEPPDPLAMKVFETETLGRFGEGDYRGTEPGRAVERFRRERVIRGLTRYAWRNRDDAFGVDEVDLGEVPELESVIEANDLADVKRRFPDLDPAAWPDPPDDTETARVKAETIDRLCERGYSRASAELTSRAVMEDVREEWADVDGAASDGERADDAGTGGESPWD
- a CDS encoding serine protein kinase PrkA, which gives rise to MADTTAERHTLERLSEEYRTEVPDDLRAARSFDWYLDALYDDPRIARNAHQRVADMFDHYGTHYDEERGVVEYALAAEDPLHDGENVFYGREVHEAIHEFVNKVKSGARGLGPEKRIKLLLGPVGSGKSHFDYLVRRYFEAYTREDDGRMYTFRWVDLCSVIDDQDPDDDIVRSPMSQDPLVLLPKAQRQAVVDDLNERLDAPYTLRNDQHPDPASEFYLNELLAQYDDDLERVLDEHVEVVRLVADENRRECIETFEPKDKKNQDETELTGDVNYAKLAVYGESDPRAFDYAGAFCNANRGLFSGEELLKLQREFLYDFLHASQESTIKPKNNPRIDIDQVIVGRTNMPEYREKTGDEKMEAFNDRTKRIDYPYVLEYESEAKIYEKMLANADVPNVHVEPHALEMAGLFGVLTRLEEPTDETVTLLEKAKAYNGELEDEEIDRRKLREDAAESADIGEGMDGISARFVGDEIAEAIMDATHRDRGYLSPLSVFDHFEANLGGHGSIAADDLDRYERLLDRVREEYRERAIEDVRHALAYDVDELRRQGEKYMDHVMAYIDDDTVDDELTGRESEPDETFLRAVEEQLDVPSDRKDDFRQEVSNWVSRRAREGRGFDPQENDRLRRALERKLWEDKKHNINFSALVSATDLDDEDRSAWVSALVDRGYSEDGAAEVLEYAGAAVARSEIEDGGD